Proteins from a genomic interval of Desulfoplanes formicivorans:
- the mltA gene encoding murein transglycosylase A, with the protein MYANRLFMLLAGLLLAGCVITGCTKPCPPCPDSEARIRELVPQAPPSSPVPPHKAEDATQIPPAAGYVLLGPREKQKMLERLNLERQRIGSWQDLGPALAKSLAYLRTKPDQALAIDDDNLTCTYGDLRRTVEELITLLPELDAHPEYLLKRFHWYKLEPNTLMTGYYEPLVHASPAPCPEYPFPLYGVPKDLKMADLGAFHPRWAGQKLVYRIENGQIVPYYDRKAIDSGDVLAEQGVEIAWVRDLVDIFFLQIQGSGRLVFPDGSIRHVLYAGKNGHRYVSLGKVLIESGYMNPEEMSMQNIRTFLKNRPDMVEPLLNTNPSYVFFRLADKGPYGAMGQPLTPLVSVASDPDRIPLGSVLVHQVSLPDSKAPSPPVVMLGLAQDRGGAIKGDRLDLFCGAGDMAAFLAGHMKEEARVCLLISSKSDDH; encoded by the coding sequence ATGTATGCAAACAGGCTTTTTATGCTCCTTGCTGGACTTTTGCTGGCCGGGTGCGTGATTACCGGCTGCACCAAACCCTGTCCCCCTTGCCCGGATTCCGAGGCCCGGATCAGGGAACTGGTTCCCCAAGCCCCGCCCTCGTCGCCCGTACCGCCCCACAAGGCAGAAGATGCAACGCAAATTCCGCCTGCTGCGGGCTATGTGCTCCTTGGTCCCCGGGAAAAGCAAAAGATGCTGGAGAGGTTGAATCTGGAGCGGCAACGCATTGGATCATGGCAGGATCTTGGGCCCGCTCTGGCCAAAAGCCTTGCCTATCTGCGCACCAAACCGGATCAGGCACTGGCCATTGATGATGACAACCTGACCTGCACCTATGGCGATCTTCGCCGCACGGTGGAAGAGCTCATAACCCTTTTGCCGGAACTTGATGCCCATCCCGAATACCTGCTCAAGCGGTTCCACTGGTACAAACTCGAGCCCAATACCCTCATGACAGGGTACTACGAGCCTCTTGTGCATGCGAGTCCTGCGCCGTGTCCGGAATATCCCTTTCCCCTGTACGGGGTTCCCAAGGACTTGAAAATGGCCGATCTGGGGGCGTTTCATCCCCGCTGGGCCGGTCAGAAACTCGTTTATCGCATCGAAAACGGGCAGATTGTGCCCTATTATGACAGAAAGGCCATTGATTCCGGTGATGTTTTGGCCGAGCAGGGAGTGGAGATCGCCTGGGTTCGCGATCTTGTGGACATCTTTTTCCTGCAGATTCAGGGCTCGGGCCGGCTGGTTTTTCCCGACGGTTCCATCCGTCATGTCCTGTATGCCGGGAAAAACGGTCACAGATATGTTTCCCTGGGCAAGGTGCTCATTGAAAGTGGGTACATGAACCCCGAGGAAATGAGCATGCAGAACATCAGAACTTTTTTGAAGAATCGTCCGGACATGGTGGAGCCCTTGCTCAACACCAATCCCAGTTATGTGTTTTTCCGCCTGGCCGACAAGGGACCCTACGGAGCCATGGGCCAGCCCCTGACGCCGCTTGTGAGTGTTGCTTCGGACCCTGACCGGATTCCTCTGGGATCAGTGCTTGTGCACCAGGTCAGTCTTCCCGACAGCAAAGCCCCCTCTCCCCCAGTGGTCATGCTGGGCCTTGCCCAGGACAGGGGAGGGGCCATCAAGGGGGATCGCCTGGATCTTTTTTGCGGTGCCGGGGACATGGCCGCTTTTCTGGCCGGCCACATGAAAGAGGAGGCAAGGGTTTGCCTCCTCATCAGTTCCAAATCGGATGATCATTAA
- the gatB gene encoding Asp-tRNA(Asn)/Glu-tRNA(Gln) amidotransferase subunit GatB: MSAYETVIGLEVHAQLKTKSKIWCSCSTRFGAEPNAHTCPVCTGMPGTLPVLNKRAVEYAVKMSLAVDCTINKRSVFARKNYFYPDLPMGYQISQFELPVAEHGHVVITTSKGEKTIGITRIHMENDAGKNIHSDSENVSFVDLNRAGVPLIEIVSEPDMRSPEEAVAYLKALRAILVYLEICDGNMEEGSFRCDANVSLRPVGQKELGTRTELKNMNSFRNVERALKYEIERQRDMLDDGEKVVQQTRLFDVSKGVTRSMRGKEEANDYRYFPDPDLVPLVFDDQQLEAWKEELPELPRAKKERFMKEYGLSLYDAETLTADKGLAEYFEQAVAAYPQPKKIGNWMMTEMLKELNDTGRDIRACVFEPVHLAKLVKLMDDGLISGKIAKKVFGALFEEGGDPEAYVKEKGMIQISDTSAIEGYVDEVIAENPDEVARFKGGEKKLTGFFVGQVMKKSRGKANPKLVNELLARKMG; this comes from the coding sequence ATGAGCGCATACGAGACCGTCATTGGGCTTGAGGTTCATGCCCAGCTTAAGACCAAATCCAAGATCTGGTGTTCCTGTTCCACCCGGTTCGGAGCCGAACCCAATGCCCATACCTGTCCGGTGTGCACCGGGATGCCGGGAACCCTGCCGGTTTTGAACAAGCGGGCCGTGGAGTACGCCGTCAAGATGTCCCTGGCTGTTGATTGTACCATCAACAAGCGTTCGGTCTTTGCGCGCAAGAATTATTTTTATCCGGACCTGCCCATGGGCTATCAGATTTCCCAGTTCGAGCTTCCCGTGGCCGAACACGGGCATGTGGTCATCACCACCTCCAAGGGAGAAAAGACCATCGGGATTACCCGGATTCACATGGAAAACGATGCCGGCAAGAACATCCATTCCGATTCGGAAAATGTCAGTTTCGTGGATCTCAACCGGGCAGGTGTTCCGCTTATCGAAATTGTCAGCGAACCGGACATGCGCAGTCCCGAAGAAGCTGTGGCCTATCTCAAGGCCCTTCGAGCCATCCTGGTCTATCTTGAAATCTGTGACGGGAACATGGAGGAAGGAAGTTTTCGCTGTGACGCCAATGTATCCCTCCGCCCCGTAGGACAGAAGGAACTGGGGACACGAACCGAGCTCAAGAACATGAATTCGTTCAGAAATGTGGAGAGAGCCCTCAAGTACGAGATCGAACGCCAGCGCGATATGCTTGATGACGGCGAAAAGGTGGTTCAGCAAACCCGGCTTTTTGACGTTTCCAAGGGCGTGACACGTTCCATGCGCGGCAAGGAAGAGGCCAATGACTACCGGTATTTTCCCGATCCCGATCTGGTCCCCCTGGTCTTTGACGACCAGCAGCTTGAAGCCTGGAAAGAGGAGTTGCCTGAACTGCCACGTGCCAAGAAAGAACGGTTCATGAAGGAGTACGGGCTGTCCTTGTACGATGCCGAGACCCTGACCGCGGACAAGGGGTTGGCCGAGTATTTTGAACAGGCGGTTGCCGCCTACCCCCAGCCCAAGAAGATCGGCAACTGGATGATGACCGAGATGCTCAAGGAATTGAACGACACGGGCCGGGATATCCGAGCATGTGTTTTTGAGCCCGTGCATCTGGCCAAACTGGTCAAGCTCATGGATGATGGTCTTATCAGCGGCAAAATCGCCAAAAAGGTCTTTGGGGCTCTTTTTGAAGAGGGCGGAGATCCGGAAGCCTATGTCAAGGAAAAGGGCATGATTCAGATCTCCGATACCTCGGCCATTGAAGGATATGTGGACGAGGTCATAGCTGAAAATCCCGATGAGGTTGCCCGGTTCAAAGGCGGGGAAAAGAAGCTGACCGGTTTTTTTGTGGGTCAGGTGATGAAAAAGTCCAGGGGCAA
- a CDS encoding DUF4254 domain-containing protein — MDTIASVNQFKKDIKACWQAQLETVCQWHETLPETITAPGLMGLVLAQHLCNFKLWHVEDRARMLHVDGEVIAGCKREIDGLNQQRNDFIEQIDAEIIARVDTFLPADAAHRYNTETLGSVLDRLSILSLKIFHMREQTLRDDVDENHRVSCGKKLATLEEQHHDLASSALELVDDYAQGIKRPKVYFQFKMYNDPRLNPALYGKGK, encoded by the coding sequence ATGGACACCATTGCAAGCGTTAATCAATTCAAAAAGGACATCAAGGCATGCTGGCAAGCGCAGCTGGAAACCGTTTGCCAGTGGCATGAAACACTTCCCGAGACCATTACAGCACCAGGATTGATGGGGCTGGTTCTGGCTCAGCATCTGTGCAATTTCAAACTCTGGCATGTTGAGGACCGGGCCCGGATGCTTCATGTGGACGGTGAGGTCATTGCCGGTTGCAAACGGGAGATTGACGGGCTCAATCAGCAGCGCAACGATTTCATCGAACAGATCGATGCCGAGATCATTGCCCGGGTGGACACCTTTTTGCCAGCCGACGCTGCGCACAGATACAATACCGAAACCCTGGGGAGCGTGCTTGATCGTCTCTCCATTCTGAGCCTCAAGATTTTTCACATGCGGGAACAGACATTGCGGGACGACGTGGACGAGAACCACAGGGTTTCCTGTGGGAAGAAACTGGCAACCCTTGAGGAACAGCATCATGATCTTGCCTCCAGTGCCCTGGAGCTTGTTGATGACTACGCCCAAGGGATAAAACGCCCCAAGGTCTATTTTCAGTTCAAAATGTACAATGATCCCCGTCTCAACCCGGCATTGTACGGCAAGGGAAAATGA